From the genome of Syntrophorhabdaceae bacterium:
CTTTTATTACAGGAACATGGATACCATTTAATACGTATGAATTATTGGATAAAATAATTATATCCTCAAAAACATCTTTTACCTTGTCATATACATAACTGATGAGGGGTCTATCTTTTACCAACAGTGTGGCCTTATCCCTCCCCATCCTTACACTTGCCCCTCCTGCCAAAATAGCACAAGTAAATTTCATGAAAGATATTTAACATGTTTACAGGGGGTGAGTAAAGTATTAATGGTATGCTTAGGCCAAAGGATATATAACTTGAAGGTTGATGATAATACTGAAAATAATCCCTTTACAAATTATATTTTATCCATTATTTTTATGTGTGAAAAAAGTAACAATCAGTAGATGAGGTGATGATATGAAAAGGATTTCGATTTTAGTTTTAATTCTTGTGTTATTCTCAATCCCATCCTATGGGAAGGAATCTATAAAGATAGGGCTTATTGTGCCATTAACAGGTGATGTAAAGACCTTTGGAGAGTCAGCAAAGAACGGCTTTTTAATGGCAATAGAAGAGTATTCCAAGAAAGGTAAATATACCATAATACCTGTTATTGCCGATGACAGAAATGACCCCACAGAAGGTGCAAATGCTGCCTTGAAACTCATTACCCAAGACAAGGTCATAGCCATAAGCGGACCACTTACATCCAAGGTTGCCATACCTGTGAGCGACATAGCAAACAACCATAAGGTCCCAATGGTTACAGGGACGGCAACAAACCCCAAGGTGACTGTATATGAAGGAAAGAGAAAGCCCTATGTATTCAGGGCATGCTTTATAGACCCTTTTCAAGGGACTGTGGCAGCAAACTTTGCATTAAAGGACATAAAGGCTAAGACAGCAGCGGTTCTCTATGATGTGGGGAATGATTACTCAAAAGGTCTTGCAGAATATTTCAAAACCACCTTTACAAAGGCCAACGGCAGCATTGTGGCATATGAATCCTATCAAAAGGATGATGTGGATTTTTCTGCGCTCATTACAAAGGTTCAGGTAAAAAAACCTGATGTTATTTATCTGCCTGATTATTATAACAAGGTTGCACTTATTGCAAGGCAGATAAGGGAAAAGGGTATGAAGTCTGTCCTCATCGGCGGCGATGGCTGGGATTCCCCAGAACTCTTAAAGATAGCAGGTAGTTCCATAGAAGGAGGTTATTTTACCAACCACTACTCCTCTGATAGAAAAGACCCTGTATCAGAGGCATTCATAAAGCTCTACAGGGAAAAGCACAGGGTGATCCCCGATACCTTTGCTGCATTGAGCTATGATGCCACAAGCATGCTTTTAAAGGCCATAGATAATTCTAAAACAAAAAAGCCAGAGGATATCATTAGATATCTAAGCACACTGAAAAACTACAATGGTATTACAGGCAAGATAACCTTTGATAAAAACGGCGATGCCGTAAAATCCGTAGTTATATTAAAGGTGGATAAGAACGGTGCAAGATACATGACTACTGTTAACCCTTAAAAATAAGGAATCCTCTGTGGATACAATTGGCTATATTTTGCAGCAATGTATAAACGGCTTACAGCTCGGTGCAGTATATGCCTTAATCGCCTTGGGATACACCATGGTTTACGGTATTTTAAGGCTTATAAACTTTGCCCATGGTGATATATTCATGCTCGGTGCATTTGTGGCGTATTTTCTTATTGCCAAATTCGGTATCCCCATATACCTCGTATTCATCATAACCATGCTTTCCTGTGCCATTGCAGGCTATCTCATAGAAAAGATAGCCTATAAACCCTTAAGGGATGCACCGAAGATATCACTACTTATCACTGCAGTGGGCGTCTCCTTGTTTCTCGAATATTTTTTAAGCCTTAATGCCATATTTACACCGAATTATATAGCCTTTCCAAGACCCTTTCATGTGGAAGTCTTTGACCTCCACTTGTTCACCATAACCAATGTCCAGATCATCATATTCATCATCACTTTCATATCCCTTTTTCTTTTATACCTGCTCATCTATAAGACAAACTACGGCAGGGCCATGAGGGCAGTATCCCATGACAGGGAGACAGCAGCGCTTATGGGCATAGGCATAGACGGCATAATATCATTTACATTTATAGTGGGTGCATCTCTTGCAGGTGTGGGCGGCATCCTATACGGCATTGCCTATCCCCAGATAAATGTTTTTATGGGGATCATGCCGGGCATAAAGTCCTTTATTGCTGCGGTCTTGGGTGGGATAGGCGTTATCCATGGGGCTGTGATCGGAGGGCTCATCATAGGTGTATGTGAGGTATTCGTGTCTGCTTTTCTCTCTTCCACATTTAGGGATGGTGTAATATTCATCATACTCTTTGCGGTTCTGCTTTTCAGACCCAGCGGCATATTTGGTAAAAGGATAGAAAAGGTATGAATAGAACTTTTATCTTTTATAGATTGCTCAAAATCTTAAGATAATTCTGGATAAAGATATGAGGTTTTTCAAGGAATCGAAGATTTTCATCATAACTGCCTTATCCATCTATATCATTATGAAGCTACTTTTTTATTTCCATGTCCTGTCACCTTATATTCAACAGATCTGCCTATACGCCATCATAGTTGCCCTAACCTCACTGGGATTAAATGTCATATATGGTTATACAGGTCAGTTTTCACTGGGTCATGCAGCCTTTTACGGCATAGGTGCATATACTTCTGCATATCTAACAAGGGTTCTTGGTTTGGAAAGCGCTGTTTCCTTTATCCCTGTCTTGATATTCTGCGGGATAGTATCAGGTTTTATAGGCTATTTGATAGGCATACCAATCTTAAGGCTCAAGGATGACTTTTTGGCTATTGCCACCCTTGGTTTTGGCACCCTTGTAAGGGTATTTCTCGATAATTCTGATAGATTTGCCGATGTCCTGGGTGGTTCAAGGGGCTTTGTAGGTATCCCAAGGATTACCAACCTTGAGCTTGTATTTTTTTCCCTTATTTTTATAGTCCTTATTACAAGAAATCTCATCCACTCCCGTTATGGGCTCTTCTGGCAGTGCATCAAGGATGACGAGCTTGCTGCCTCATCAGTAGGGATAAATACAGCAAGCATGAAACTCATGGCATTTACTTACGGCTGTATGCTCGCTGGTTTTGGCGGTGCCTTATATGCCAATCTATATACCTTTCTCCACCCGTCAAATTTTGACATCCTGAGGTCCATTGATTTTCTCATAATAGTAATCATAGGCGGGATGGGGAGTATTATGGGGACCATCTATGCCAGCATCTTATGGGTGGGTTTTATTGAGGGTTTGAGGATAATCCTTCCTGCCCATATCCTTGATTTGAGATGGGTTTTTATTCCCATCTTGCTTATCGTCCTTATGATGTGGAGACCATACGGTATTATGGTAAGAAAATCAAAATAGGCCTTTGGAAAAGTCATGAAGATACTGGAAGTCATGGATCTGGAAAAGAGTTTCGGCGGTGTTAAGGCAGTAGACAGCATATCCTTTCATATATATGAAGGGGAGACCTTTGGTATAATAGGTCCCAACGGAGCCGGCAAGACCACCATGTTTAACCTCATCACAGGCCTCTATAGGCCTGACCATGGCAGTATTATATTCTTCCAAAGGGATATAACAAATGAGCCTCCCTATAGACTGTCACATGTGGGTATTGCAAGGACTTTTCAGAACCTGAGATTGTTTAAAAGCCTCACGGTTCTCCAGAATGTCATGTCATCTATATTGAGCAAAAAAAACTATCATGTCTTTTCTGCCCTGTTCAGGACCAATAAATTTACAGAGACGGAAAAAAAGGCAGAGGGTAAGGCAAGGGAATTGATTGATTTTTTTGGACTTTCAGGAAAAGAGGACTACCTTGCGTCGAGCTTATCATACGGTGAGCAGAGGAGGCTTGAATTTGCCAGGGCACTGTGTGCCGAGCCAAAACTCATCCTTTTTGATGAACCAGGGGCAGGCATGAACCCAAAAGAGATATCTCTGCTTGCAGAGACCATAAGGACAATAAAGGAAAGATACTCTGTTACCATTGCCATAATAGAACATCAGATGAACCTCATAATGAATATATCGGACAGGATCATGGTTATGGACTTTGGTGAAAAGATCATGGAGGGAACACCTGAGGAGGTAAAAAAGGATAAGAGGGTGATTGAGGCATATTTAGGTGAAGAATTTAATGGATGACCAATAAACTTATGCTATTAAAAATAGAGGCCATTACTGTTGACTATGGAGCTATAAATGCATTAAAGAATGTCTCACTTGTGCTAAACCAGGGTGAGATTGTATCTGTTATAGGAGCGAACGGTGCAGGAAAGACCACCCTTTTAAAGACCATCTCAGGGATCATAAGGCCTGTTTTTGGTAATGTGGAATTTGACGGGATACAACTAACCAATATGAGGCCTGAAAAGATAGTAAGGGCAGGGGTCGTAATGGTGCCGGAGGGTAGAAAAATATTCCCTGACCTTACAGTGAAGGAAAACCTTGAGCTTGGTGGATATATTATAAAGGACAGACATCTAAAAAAAGAACTTTTGGAACTGGTTCTTACTACCTTTCCGAGGCTTAAAGAACGCCTCAGACAGCATGGCGGCACATTAAGCGGTGGTGAACAGCAGATGCTTGCCATGGGCAGGGCATTGATGGGCAATCCAAGGCTTATGCTCCTTGACGAGCCATCCATGGGTCTCTCTCCTATTATGACAAAAGAGATCTTTGGCCTCATAGACCTTATCAGGAGGAAAAAAAACATATCAATAATACTGGTGGAACAGAATGCCCACATGGCGCTTGAGCATTCCCAGAGGTCATATGTCCTTGAGAATGGAGAGATAACCATGGAAGGTAGCTCTTCTGAGATAAAGTATAATCCCAAGATCATAGATGCCTACCTTGGTGTTTAAATCCTTAATTTTAGATAAGTTATAAAAAGTTTCTTGTAAAATCCCCTGATATATTGTATACAAAGTAAAAATCGGAGGCAAAAAAAGCATGACAGAGAGGATGATAAACACAGGGGATTGGATTGAGAAATGGGCAAGCATACACCCGGATAAAATTGCTGTCTACTCAAATGGGGTTCCCTGTAGTTATAGAATGCTTAATGAAAGGATAAACAGGCTCGCACAAATTCTATTGAAAAAAGGTATAAGGAAGGCCGACAGGGTGGCAGTGCTCCTTCACAACTGCATCCAGTATGTGGAGATCTTTTTTGCCGTATCAAAGATAGGGGGTATCCTTGTCCCCCTCAATTGGAGACTGGCCAAACCTGAACTGGAATTTATCTTAAAAGACAGCAGGACAAGATTCATAATCTTTGAGGAGGAATTCTTAGACCATGCAATACAATTAAGGGGAGCATTGGCTATGGAGTCTTGTATTTCCTGTGCCACTAATGCTTCAGGCCCTTCCAGGATACTCCCCGAATGGGTAGAGGATTATGAAACCCTTATGAATCAAGCACCGTCTACAATGCCTGAACCTCCTCAAATATCAGGGGATGATGAGCCCCATATACTCATGTATACCTCGGGGACAACAGGCATGCCTAAAGGCGCCATGCTCTCCCATAAAAAGACATTCTTTAATGTCCTTAATGCAAGTATATATTTCGATCTCACAAGGCATGATATCGCCATTATTACAAGACCCTTTTTCCATTCAGGAGGCCTTATAGTAGAGCTTGCACCTGTCCTCTATAAAGGAGGCACTGTTATCATCCAGAGGCGTTTCGGTCCTGAGGATATCTTAAAGACAGTGGAAAGATATAGGGTTACCATCCTTGAACTTCCTGCCACTGTCTACAATTTCATCCTTCATGATTGTGATATAGAAA
Proteins encoded in this window:
- a CDS encoding ABC transporter substrate-binding protein, with product MKRISILVLILVLFSIPSYGKESIKIGLIVPLTGDVKTFGESAKNGFLMAIEEYSKKGKYTIIPVIADDRNDPTEGANAALKLITQDKVIAISGPLTSKVAIPVSDIANNHKVPMVTGTATNPKVTVYEGKRKPYVFRACFIDPFQGTVAANFALKDIKAKTAAVLYDVGNDYSKGLAEYFKTTFTKANGSIVAYESYQKDDVDFSALITKVQVKKPDVIYLPDYYNKVALIARQIREKGMKSVLIGGDGWDSPELLKIAGSSIEGGYFTNHYSSDRKDPVSEAFIKLYREKHRVIPDTFAALSYDATSMLLKAIDNSKTKKPEDIIRYLSTLKNYNGITGKITFDKNGDAVKSVVILKVDKNGARYMTTVNP
- a CDS encoding branched-chain amino acid ABC transporter permease: MDTIGYILQQCINGLQLGAVYALIALGYTMVYGILRLINFAHGDIFMLGAFVAYFLIAKFGIPIYLVFIITMLSCAIAGYLIEKIAYKPLRDAPKISLLITAVGVSLFLEYFLSLNAIFTPNYIAFPRPFHVEVFDLHLFTITNVQIIIFIITFISLFLLYLLIYKTNYGRAMRAVSHDRETAALMGIGIDGIISFTFIVGASLAGVGGILYGIAYPQINVFMGIMPGIKSFIAAVLGGIGVIHGAVIGGLIIGVCEVFVSAFLSSTFRDGVIFIILFAVLLFRPSGIFGKRIEKV
- a CDS encoding branched-chain amino acid ABC transporter permease, with translation MRFFKESKIFIITALSIYIIMKLLFYFHVLSPYIQQICLYAIIVALTSLGLNVIYGYTGQFSLGHAAFYGIGAYTSAYLTRVLGLESAVSFIPVLIFCGIVSGFIGYLIGIPILRLKDDFLAIATLGFGTLVRVFLDNSDRFADVLGGSRGFVGIPRITNLELVFFSLIFIVLITRNLIHSRYGLFWQCIKDDELAASSVGINTASMKLMAFTYGCMLAGFGGALYANLYTFLHPSNFDILRSIDFLIIVIIGGMGSIMGTIYASILWVGFIEGLRIILPAHILDLRWVFIPILLIVLMMWRPYGIMVRKSK
- a CDS encoding ABC transporter ATP-binding protein, which translates into the protein MKILEVMDLEKSFGGVKAVDSISFHIYEGETFGIIGPNGAGKTTMFNLITGLYRPDHGSIIFFQRDITNEPPYRLSHVGIARTFQNLRLFKSLTVLQNVMSSILSKKNYHVFSALFRTNKFTETEKKAEGKARELIDFFGLSGKEDYLASSLSYGEQRRLEFARALCAEPKLILFDEPGAGMNPKEISLLAETIRTIKERYSVTIAIIEHQMNLIMNISDRIMVMDFGEKIMEGTPEEVKKDKRVIEAYLGEEFNG
- a CDS encoding ABC transporter ATP-binding protein; protein product: MTNKLMLLKIEAITVDYGAINALKNVSLVLNQGEIVSVIGANGAGKTTLLKTISGIIRPVFGNVEFDGIQLTNMRPEKIVRAGVVMVPEGRKIFPDLTVKENLELGGYIIKDRHLKKELLELVLTTFPRLKERLRQHGGTLSGGEQQMLAMGRALMGNPRLMLLDEPSMGLSPIMTKEIFGLIDLIRRKKNISIILVEQNAHMALEHSQRSYVLENGEITMEGSSSEIKYNPKIIDAYLGV
- a CDS encoding long-chain fatty acid--CoA ligase — protein: MTERMINTGDWIEKWASIHPDKIAVYSNGVPCSYRMLNERINRLAQILLKKGIRKADRVAVLLHNCIQYVEIFFAVSKIGGILVPLNWRLAKPELEFILKDSRTRFIIFEEEFLDHAIQLRGALAMESCISCATNASGPSRILPEWVEDYETLMNQAPSTMPEPPQISGDDEPHILMYTSGTTGMPKGAMLSHKKTFFNVLNASIYFDLTRHDIAIITRPFFHSGGLIVELAPVLYKGGTVIIQRRFGPEDILKTVERYRVTILELPATVYNFILHDCDIERYDLSSVKCFFTGGERVPISLLKAFYEKGITISQIYGLTEASTLFWLPYDMAHKKMGSVGKPVFHADVRIVDENGMPVPPGVVGEIIVKGPVVMNGYWERPDLTKDVIKNRWLYTGDLAYMDEEGFVYIVDRKKDMFISGGENVYPAEVEKVFLNHPLILDAAVIGVDDDKWGEVGKAFIVPKLGVKIDEAELKRFLNERLARYKIPKYIEFVDKLPKTASGKIRKSILKGSHNHGV